A genomic window from Acidobacteriota bacterium includes:
- the bamA gene encoding outer membrane protein assembly factor BamA has translation MHTVCSLDIRRRRSWAGLLVAVVLVSHAHAFAQVSVAPPAPSPAANPTTLCGQPVTEPARLPPAGSGPVIYLLALCFAAQGNVSLISAETYLYYVQTRPSRPSQDAWVPFDEGARDTMLADFRRLWATNFLDDLSIEAEDYVFSNGVIGKLVTYNIEERQRARIISYRGSKVLDTDTIEKALLKKNVALRVDSFTDQGQLATVRSTIRDLLAEKGYLSGDVTHEIASLPGSPKIVNITFAITDGPRVSLRDVEFLGNTTFDDDTLRKVLKTNVPRTLISLLRGGGHYLPDKFEEDATLVEEFYRDHGYIEARVGQPEVRTIEDSEDGRTRWAQLRVPVHEGRRFRVGTLAFEGNDALKSEALRALFKTKEGDWYSLAAMRKGFVKAREIYGAGGHMEFTGFPDLTPRPGEPDDPAIVDIVVRLTEGPRFTVNTITFKGNTTTRDSVIRRELRLLEGGVFNTEALKATVQRINQLGYFKPIEGNETDVQVAKSPSKADSVDLTLTLNEQNRNALQFGGGVSQYEGLFANASYTTTNFLGRGESASVAAQKGNRSSVYQISFTEPFLFDRPLSGGIDLYSRKVDFLTAIDQVGYSEVRSGVSVTGGYRVFGFARLFLGYGYEVAETAVSDDLEQALGSSGLGIPLFTMGLDDARNVESRISPAFVYDTVDVPLMSRRGRRLTLNMPIAGGALGGTVQYVRPEIEYVQYLPVTRRTGFGARVKGGYLRPYGETSALPYYLRYYLGGEYEIRGYGIRTVGPTDADQRALGGNRFFLFNAEYYFDLFGPVRALVFHDAGQSFAEQERVDLRQLRTSTGVEVRFLMPMLNVPFRLIYAWNLYRDPYQPARALKFAVGTTF, from the coding sequence ATGCACACCGTCTGCTCGCTCGACATTCGCCGGCGACGATCGTGGGCCGGCCTGCTCGTCGCCGTCGTGCTCGTCTCGCACGCACACGCGTTTGCACAGGTCTCCGTCGCGCCGCCCGCGCCATCCCCCGCGGCCAATCCGACGACGCTGTGTGGACAGCCGGTGACCGAACCCGCGCGTCTGCCGCCAGCCGGCAGCGGACCGGTGATCTATCTGCTCGCGTTGTGCTTCGCGGCACAGGGCAACGTGTCGCTGATCAGCGCCGAGACCTATCTCTACTACGTCCAGACGCGACCGAGCCGCCCGTCGCAGGACGCCTGGGTCCCGTTCGACGAGGGCGCGCGCGACACGATGCTCGCGGACTTCCGTCGTCTGTGGGCCACCAACTTCCTCGACGACCTGTCGATCGAAGCCGAGGACTACGTGTTCTCCAACGGCGTGATCGGCAAGCTGGTCACCTACAACATCGAAGAACGCCAGCGCGCGCGCATCATCTCGTACCGCGGCTCGAAGGTGCTCGACACCGACACCATCGAGAAGGCCCTGCTGAAGAAGAACGTCGCGCTCCGCGTGGACAGCTTCACCGATCAGGGCCAGCTCGCCACCGTGCGCTCGACCATCCGCGATCTGCTCGCGGAGAAGGGCTATCTCAGTGGGGACGTCACCCACGAGATCGCGTCGCTGCCCGGCAGCCCGAAGATCGTCAACATCACGTTTGCCATCACCGACGGCCCGCGCGTCTCGCTGCGCGACGTCGAGTTCCTCGGCAACACGACGTTCGACGACGACACGCTCAGGAAGGTGTTGAAGACCAACGTCCCGCGCACGCTCATCTCGCTCCTCAGGGGAGGCGGGCACTACCTGCCGGACAAGTTCGAGGAAGACGCCACGCTCGTCGAGGAGTTCTATCGCGATCACGGCTATATCGAGGCGCGCGTGGGCCAGCCCGAAGTCCGCACGATCGAGGACTCCGAAGACGGCAGGACGCGATGGGCCCAGTTGCGCGTCCCCGTGCACGAAGGACGCCGGTTCCGCGTCGGCACGCTCGCGTTCGAGGGCAACGACGCGTTGAAGTCGGAGGCGCTACGGGCGCTGTTCAAGACGAAGGAAGGCGACTGGTACAGCCTCGCGGCGATGCGCAAGGGGTTCGTGAAGGCCCGCGAGATCTACGGAGCCGGCGGGCACATGGAGTTCACCGGCTTCCCCGATCTCACGCCCAGGCCCGGAGAGCCGGACGATCCCGCCATCGTCGACATCGTGGTGCGGCTCACCGAAGGGCCGCGCTTCACCGTCAACACCATCACCTTCAAGGGCAACACGACCACGCGCGACAGCGTGATTCGTCGCGAGCTTCGGCTGCTCGAAGGCGGCGTGTTCAACACCGAGGCGCTCAAGGCCACGGTGCAGCGCATCAACCAGCTCGGATACTTCAAGCCGATCGAAGGCAACGAGACCGACGTGCAGGTGGCCAAGTCGCCGTCGAAGGCCGACAGCGTCGACCTCACGCTCACGCTCAACGAGCAGAACCGCAACGCGCTGCAGTTCGGCGGCGGTGTCTCGCAGTACGAGGGCCTGTTCGCCAACGCGAGCTACACGACCACCAACTTCCTCGGCCGCGGCGAGAGCGCGTCGGTGGCGGCACAGAAGGGCAACCGCTCCTCCGTCTATCAGATCTCGTTCACCGAGCCGTTCCTCTTCGATCGACCGCTCAGCGGCGGCATCGACCTCTACTCGCGCAAGGTCGACTTCCTGACGGCCATCGATCAGGTCGGCTACAGCGAGGTGCGCAGCGGCGTGTCTGTGACAGGCGGCTATCGCGTGTTCGGCTTCGCACGCCTGTTCCTCGGCTACGGCTACGAAGTGGCTGAAACCGCCGTGAGCGACGACCTCGAGCAGGCGCTCGGCAGCTCGGGTCTCGGCATCCCTCTCTTCACGATGGGCCTGGACGATGCGCGCAACGTGGAGAGCCGGATCTCGCCGGCGTTCGTGTACGACACCGTCGACGTACCGCTGATGTCACGGCGCGGACGCCGGCTGACGCTGAACATGCCCATCGCCGGTGGCGCGCTGGGCGGCACGGTGCAGTACGTGCGGCCCGAGATCGAGTACGTGCAGTACCTGCCCGTCACGCGGCGCACGGGATTCGGCGCACGTGTGAAAGGCGGCTACCTGCGTCCGTACGGCGAGACCAGCGCGCTGCCCTACTACCTGCGCTACTACCTCGGTGGCGAGTACGAGATTCGCGGCTACGGCATCCGCACCGTCGGACCGACAGACGCGGATCAGCGTGCGCTCGGCGGCAACAGGTTCTTCCTCTTCAACGCCGAGTACTACTTCGACCTCTTCGGCCCCGTGCGTGCGCTGGTGTTCCACGACGCGGGCCAGTCCTTCGCGGAGCAGGAGCGCGTCGACCTGCGCCAGCTGCGCACGTCGACCGGCGTGGAAGTCCGCTTCCTCATGCCGATGCTCAACGTGCCCTTCCGCCTCATCTATGCCTGGAACCTCTATCGCGACCCCTACCAGCCGGCGCGTGCGCTCAAGTTCGCCGTCGGCACCACGTTCTGA
- a CDS encoding 4'-phosphopantetheinyl transferase superfamily protein — protein MSRESGLPPLVAGRPHLWCMSLHGHDRPEGRAALRRVVSAYAGIAPRDLSLTSGEYGKPLFPGLPWQASVAHTTGMLVVAVAVEQAVGVDVEPWDAAGRAASVIDAELDDDERSALDTLTGSARERAALVAWVRLEAVAKATGDGLMTSAAARRAARRRLACRTIDIGSHHVAAVAVTGPLDDVVVGHCTAIPWT, from the coding sequence ATGTCTCGCGAGTCTGGCCTGCCTCCGCTCGTCGCCGGCCGGCCGCACCTGTGGTGCATGAGCCTGCACGGGCATGACCGGCCGGAGGGTCGCGCGGCGCTCCGGCGGGTCGTGTCGGCATACGCGGGCATCGCACCGCGCGATCTGTCACTCACGTCCGGCGAGTACGGGAAGCCGCTGTTCCCGGGACTTCCATGGCAGGCGAGCGTGGCGCACACGACGGGCATGCTGGTCGTGGCCGTCGCCGTCGAACAGGCCGTTGGCGTGGATGTCGAACCGTGGGACGCGGCAGGCCGTGCCGCGTCGGTGATCGATGCGGAACTGGACGATGACGAGCGGAGTGCGCTCGACACGCTGACAGGCAGTGCCCGCGAACGAGCCGCGCTCGTCGCCTGGGTGCGCCTGGAAGCCGTCGCGAAGGCCACTGGCGATGGCCTGATGACCAGCGCCGCCGCACGCCGTGCCGCGCGGCGCAGGCTGGCGTGCCGAACGATCGACATCGGCTCGCACCACGTGGCCGCCGTCGCCGTGACGGGCCCACTCGACGACGTGGTCGTGGGACACTGCACTGCAATTCCATGGACGTGA
- a CDS encoding carbohydrate binding family 9 domain-containing protein — protein sequence MLVDRPSPRNPRRAWLSAIACGVFAVVLTGTATAQPVDRPDLPEPEHLNLTVVPGGETIRLDGVLDDAVWQQAVPATRFWQYAPLDRVPATESTEVRVVQDDRALYFGVICRDSDPSGIIALDMRRDAPLSNDDYIGIYLDTYHDHRNFYYFSTNVLGTRRDGIVTDARFYNTAWNGIWEVRTQKTADGWTAEFRIPFSTLRFGGAAPMTWGLQLSRAIRRKQESDYWAPIPRWLGGRASWRAERFGHLHGIRTDAAQAKWEVEPYVLGGAVRGAESGSTTSRFNAGGDVVHDFTPNLRATVSLRTDFAQVEADQEVINFTRFPLFFPERRDFFLEDAGLFNVGFDEQMLMFYSRRIGLSDGQEVPILAAGKLSGRVGAYSMGVMNVQTEHTDVRSASGGARDVPGTNYSVIRVKRDLFTNSGLGVIVTNNDSGGGDFSRLAGVDGNFWFSPALKAEMLVARTFTPSGEKNGSLGIGRLLFSKRNVVADVRHYSVGPDFVPEMGFVLQNDLRRSTADASFTHWINTGHLRNVVYAGSFTYDTFYDGGFFGQRASGGATLTLESNDKVGYSYAPSRERVVSPFTVGPISIQPGDYDNLTHQVNVDSNPSRPVSASAAYSHIDYWGGDRRQISFSTNVHPTANLSVDLIYAHNIVHHPRGDFDATTLSNRVLYAFTTDFFVKSFVQWNDLDEKVSANILVGWEYRPGSEIYLVYDEVRDRFESPQLMPRNRRLLAKWTYKVRF from the coding sequence GTGCTCGTTGATCGGCCATCCCCCCGCAACCCGCGACGGGCGTGGCTCTCGGCGATCGCGTGCGGCGTGTTCGCTGTCGTGCTGACCGGCACTGCGACGGCGCAGCCTGTCGATCGCCCCGACCTCCCGGAACCCGAGCACTTGAACCTCACCGTCGTGCCAGGCGGCGAGACGATCCGGCTGGACGGCGTCCTCGACGATGCCGTCTGGCAGCAGGCAGTCCCTGCGACGCGATTCTGGCAGTACGCGCCGCTCGATCGCGTGCCCGCCACCGAATCCACGGAGGTCCGCGTGGTCCAGGACGATCGCGCGCTCTACTTCGGCGTCATCTGTCGCGACTCGGATCCGTCGGGCATCATCGCGCTGGACATGCGGCGCGACGCACCGCTGTCCAACGACGACTACATCGGCATCTATCTCGACACCTACCACGACCACCGGAACTTCTACTACTTCTCGACCAACGTCCTCGGCACGCGCCGCGACGGCATCGTGACCGACGCGCGGTTCTACAACACCGCGTGGAACGGCATCTGGGAAGTCCGCACGCAGAAGACCGCCGACGGCTGGACCGCCGAGTTCCGCATCCCGTTCTCGACGCTGCGCTTCGGCGGTGCCGCGCCGATGACGTGGGGACTCCAGTTGAGCCGTGCGATCCGCCGCAAGCAGGAGTCCGACTACTGGGCGCCGATCCCGAGATGGCTTGGCGGCCGCGCATCGTGGCGCGCCGAGCGCTTCGGCCATCTGCACGGCATCCGCACCGACGCCGCGCAGGCGAAATGGGAAGTCGAGCCTTACGTACTCGGCGGCGCCGTGCGCGGGGCCGAGTCCGGTTCGACCACGTCGCGCTTCAACGCCGGCGGCGACGTCGTGCACGACTTCACGCCCAACCTGCGCGCCACCGTCTCCCTGCGAACCGACTTCGCGCAGGTGGAGGCCGATCAGGAGGTCATCAACTTCACGCGCTTCCCGCTGTTCTTCCCCGAACGCCGCGACTTCTTCCTGGAAGACGCCGGGCTGTTCAACGTCGGGTTCGACGAGCAGATGCTGATGTTCTACAGCCGGCGGATCGGTCTCTCGGACGGGCAGGAGGTACCCATTCTCGCCGCCGGGAAGCTGTCGGGACGCGTCGGGGCCTACTCGATGGGCGTGATGAACGTGCAGACCGAGCACACCGACGTGAGGTCGGCCAGTGGCGGCGCGAGAGACGTACCCGGTACTAACTACAGCGTGATTCGCGTCAAGCGCGATCTGTTCACCAACAGCGGCCTTGGCGTGATCGTCACCAACAACGACAGCGGCGGTGGCGACTTCAGTCGGCTGGCCGGCGTGGACGGCAACTTCTGGTTCAGCCCCGCGCTCAAGGCCGAGATGCTGGTCGCGCGCACGTTCACGCCGTCGGGCGAGAAGAACGGCAGTCTCGGGATCGGCAGGCTCCTCTTCTCGAAGCGGAACGTCGTGGCCGACGTGCGGCACTACTCGGTGGGACCTGACTTCGTCCCGGAGATGGGGTTCGTGCTGCAGAACGACCTGCGCCGCTCCACTGCCGACGCCAGCTTCACGCACTGGATCAACACCGGCCACCTCAGGAACGTGGTCTATGCCGGCTCGTTCACGTACGACACCTTCTACGATGGTGGCTTCTTCGGCCAGCGGGCCAGCGGCGGCGCCACGCTCACCCTCGAGTCGAACGACAAGGTCGGCTACTCGTACGCGCCGTCACGCGAGCGCGTCGTCTCGCCGTTCACCGTCGGACCGATCAGCATCCAGCCCGGCGACTACGACAACCTCACGCACCAGGTCAACGTCGACAGCAACCCCAGCCGCCCGGTGTCGGCCAGCGCGGCATACAGTCACATCGACTACTGGGGCGGCGACCGCCGGCAGATCTCGTTCTCGACCAACGTCCACCCGACGGCGAACCTGTCGGTCGACCTGATTTACGCGCACAACATCGTCCATCACCCGCGAGGCGATTTCGATGCGACCACGCTCAGCAACCGCGTGCTGTACGCGTTCACGACCGACTTCTTCGTGAAGTCGTTCGTGCAGTGGAACGACCTCGACGAAAAGGTGTCGGCCAACATCCTCGTGGGTTGGGAGTACAGGCCTGGCAGCGAGATCTATCTCGTGTACGACGAAGTCCGCGACCGCTTCGAGTCGCCGCAGCTCATGCCGCGGAATCGTCGCCTGCTGGCCAAGTGGACCTACAAGGTCAGGTTCTGA
- a CDS encoding iron ABC transporter permease — protein sequence MNPATLSSSDALTGIVDVYDAVVRRRLWLLAGLTSMLVAAFALDLSVGPSRLPLADVIRTLLGWSTDQVQTVILHEVRLPQALTAVLVGAALALAGTEMQTTLNNPLASPFTLGMSSAAIFGAALAIVLGLSLPGIPPQWIVSANAFLFAIGSVFILRGAARRQQAGSDTLVLLGIALFFTFNALVAILQFVASEQALQQLVFWTMGSLARSSWPEVRVLALVVVLVTPFTLRASWQLTALRLGEERARSFAIDVRRLRMRSLLRISILTATAVSFVGTIAFIGLVGPHIGRMLIGGEDHRFLIPASALSGALLLSLASVISKVLIPGVIVPIGLVTALIGVPFFVWLVWRRGAVA from the coding sequence ATGAATCCGGCCACCCTCTCTTCGAGCGATGCCCTGACAGGCATCGTCGACGTCTACGACGCCGTTGTCAGGCGACGCCTGTGGCTGCTGGCCGGCTTGACGAGCATGCTCGTCGCCGCTTTTGCGCTCGATCTCTCCGTCGGTCCATCGCGCCTGCCGCTGGCCGACGTGATCAGGACGCTGCTCGGGTGGAGCACCGATCAGGTGCAGACGGTCATCCTGCACGAAGTCAGGCTTCCGCAAGCCCTCACGGCCGTGCTCGTCGGCGCGGCGCTCGCGCTGGCCGGCACCGAGATGCAGACCACGTTGAACAATCCGCTCGCGTCGCCGTTCACGCTCGGCATGTCGTCGGCGGCGATCTTCGGCGCGGCGCTCGCGATCGTCCTCGGCCTCTCGCTGCCCGGCATCCCGCCGCAGTGGATCGTGTCGGCCAACGCGTTCCTCTTCGCAATCGGGTCGGTGTTCATCCTCCGCGGCGCCGCGCGTCGTCAACAGGCAGGCTCGGACACGCTCGTCCTCCTCGGCATTGCCCTCTTCTTCACGTTCAACGCGCTCGTCGCGATCCTCCAGTTCGTGGCCAGCGAGCAGGCGCTCCAGCAACTCGTGTTCTGGACGATGGGGAGCCTCGCGCGATCGTCGTGGCCCGAGGTACGCGTGCTGGCGCTGGTGGTGGTGCTCGTCACGCCGTTCACCCTGCGCGCCTCGTGGCAGCTCACCGCCCTGCGGCTCGGTGAGGAACGCGCGCGCAGCTTCGCGATCGACGTGCGGCGCCTGCGCATGCGTTCGCTGCTGCGCATCAGCATCCTCACCGCGACTGCCGTCTCGTTTGTCGGCACCATCGCGTTCATCGGTCTTGTCGGGCCGCACATCGGCCGCATGCTGATCGGCGGAGAGGACCATCGCTTCCTCATTCCCGCCAGTGCGTTGAGCGGTGCGCTCCTCCTGTCGCTCGCGTCGGTGATCAGCAAGGTCCTCATTCCCGGCGTAATCGTGCCCATCGGGCTCGTCACGGCGCTCATCGGCGTGCCGTTCTTCGTCTGGCTCGTCTGGCGTCGCGGAGCTGTCGCATGA
- the gdhA gene encoding NADP-specific glutamate dehydrogenase — MSVHIDPRITDVYDDVVRRNPGEPEFHQAVTEVLGSLGPVLTKHPELREHKVLQRICEPERQIIFRVPWQDDTGTVHIHRGFRVEFNSALGPFKGGLRFHSSVNLGVVKFLGFEQTFKNALTGMPIGGGKGGADFDPKGRSDGEIMRFCQSLMTELYRHIGEYTDVPAGDIGVGGREIGFLFGQYKRITNKYESGVLTGKGLDYGGALVRREATGYGLVFFVREMLAARKDSLEGRTCIVSGSGNVAIYTMEKAMQLGAKVIACSDSTGFVIDEQGIDLDRIKQIKEVERGRLSRYVEDGHRGRYIANGNIWSVPCDVALPCATQNELNGRDARLLIDNGCTLVAEGANMPCTPEATQLLLDAGVAFGPGKAANAGGVATSALEMQQNASRDAWSFEHTEQRLDEIMVGIHESCYSTAEEFGTPGNYGNGANIAGFLKVARAMLALGLV, encoded by the coding sequence AGCTGCGCGAGCACAAGGTGCTCCAGCGCATCTGCGAGCCCGAGCGGCAGATCATCTTCCGCGTGCCGTGGCAGGACGATACCGGCACGGTCCACATCCATCGCGGGTTTCGCGTCGAGTTCAACAGCGCGCTCGGGCCGTTCAAGGGCGGGTTGCGTTTCCACTCCTCGGTGAACCTCGGCGTCGTCAAGTTCCTCGGGTTCGAGCAGACGTTCAAGAACGCGCTGACGGGGATGCCGATCGGCGGCGGGAAGGGCGGCGCCGACTTCGATCCGAAGGGGCGGTCCGACGGCGAGATCATGCGGTTCTGCCAGAGCCTGATGACCGAGCTGTACCGGCACATCGGCGAGTACACCGACGTGCCGGCGGGCGACATCGGCGTCGGCGGCCGCGAGATCGGCTTCCTCTTCGGGCAGTACAAGCGCATCACCAACAAGTACGAGTCGGGCGTGCTCACGGGCAAGGGCCTCGACTACGGCGGCGCGCTCGTGCGGCGCGAGGCCACCGGCTACGGTCTCGTGTTCTTCGTGCGCGAGATGCTCGCGGCGCGCAAGGACAGCCTCGAGGGCCGCACGTGCATCGTGTCGGGATCGGGCAATGTGGCGATCTACACGATGGAGAAGGCGATGCAGCTCGGCGCGAAGGTCATCGCGTGCTCCGACTCCACGGGCTTCGTGATCGACGAGCAGGGCATCGACCTCGATCGCATCAAGCAGATCAAGGAAGTGGAGCGCGGGCGGTTGAGCCGGTACGTCGAGGATGGCCACCGCGGACGCTACATCGCCAACGGGAACATCTGGTCGGTGCCGTGCGACGTGGCGCTGCCGTGCGCCACGCAGAACGAGTTGAACGGCCGCGACGCGCGCCTGCTCATCGACAACGGCTGCACGCTCGTCGCCGAAGGCGCGAACATGCCATGTACGCCCGAAGCGACGCAACTGCTGCTCGATGCGGGCGTGGCATTCGGGCCCGGCAAGGCCGCCAACGCCGGCGGGGTGGCGACGTCGGCGCTGGAGATGCAGCAGAACGCCAGCCGCGACGCGTGGTCGTTCGAGCACACCGAACAGCGGCTCGACGAGATCATGGTCGGCATCCACGAGTCGTGCTACTCGACGGCCGAGGAATTCGGCACACCGGGCAACTACGGCAACGGCGCCAACATCGCCGGCTTCTTGAAAGTCGCCCGCGCGATGCTGGCCCTCGGATTGGTCTGA
- a CDS encoding M20 family metallopeptidase, which produces MDVTQLKARAATAIRADATRLIALSGRIHATPELGYAEYQASRWVADALVQSGFAVSAGVCDLPTAFIADSGTGTLTIGVCAEYDALPGIGHACGHNLIATMGVGAGIGLASVAADLDIRVRVLGTPAEEVGNAGGKDLMLERGAFDGVHAAMMVHPGPFDVLLPPLIAAATFDVHYEGRAAHAAAFPELAINAADALTVAQVAIGLLRQHLPAGDRVHGIVTHGGDMPNIVPALASARYTIRSHSLEGLDALRARVMRCFDAGALATGATLRVDGGDRPYAEVVHDREMAAYYRANAAALGRTFVDSGPAVDRAAASTDMGNVSRVIPSIHPMIGLGCFPVVNHQPAFADRCLGPVADAALVDGAIAMAWTAVDMATSASARDRLLSHRSRT; this is translated from the coding sequence ATGGACGTGACGCAACTGAAGGCACGTGCGGCGACGGCGATCAGGGCTGACGCGACGCGACTGATCGCGCTGAGCGGGCGGATTCATGCGACGCCCGAACTCGGCTACGCGGAGTACCAGGCATCGCGATGGGTCGCCGACGCGCTCGTGCAGTCGGGGTTCGCCGTGTCTGCGGGCGTGTGCGATCTGCCCACGGCCTTCATCGCCGACAGCGGCACCGGCACGCTCACGATCGGCGTGTGCGCCGAATACGACGCGCTGCCCGGCATCGGTCACGCGTGCGGACACAACCTGATCGCGACGATGGGTGTGGGTGCCGGCATCGGTCTCGCGTCAGTGGCCGCCGACCTCGACATCCGGGTGCGCGTGCTCGGCACGCCCGCGGAGGAAGTGGGCAACGCCGGCGGTAAGGACCTCATGCTGGAGCGCGGGGCGTTCGACGGGGTCCACGCCGCGATGATGGTGCACCCCGGTCCGTTCGACGTGCTGCTGCCGCCGCTCATCGCCGCGGCGACGTTCGACGTCCACTACGAGGGTCGCGCCGCGCACGCCGCCGCGTTTCCCGAACTCGCGATCAACGCCGCCGACGCGCTCACCGTGGCGCAGGTCGCCATCGGCCTTCTCCGCCAGCACCTGCCCGCCGGCGATCGCGTCCATGGGATCGTCACGCACGGCGGCGACATGCCCAACATCGTGCCGGCGCTCGCGTCAGCGCGCTACACGATCCGATCGCACTCGCTCGAAGGACTCGATGCCCTGCGCGCGCGCGTGATGCGATGCTTCGATGCCGGCGCGCTCGCGACAGGGGCGACGCTTCGCGTGGACGGCGGGGATCGTCCGTACGCCGAGGTCGTGCACGATCGCGAGATGGCGGCGTACTATCGCGCGAACGCGGCGGCACTCGGTCGCACATTCGTCGACTCGGGACCCGCCGTCGACCGCGCGGCGGCGTCGACCGACATGGGCAACGTCTCTCGCGTCATCCCGTCGATCCATCCCATGATCGGTCTCGGCTGCTTTCCTGTCGTGAACCATCAGCCCGCGTTCGCCGATCGCTGTCTTGGCCCAGTGGCCGACGCGGCACTCGTCGACGGCGCGATCGCGATGGCGTGGACGGCGGTCGACATGGCCACTTCCGCGTCGGCCCGCGATCGATTGCTGTCGCATCGTTCGCGCACGTAG
- a CDS encoding response regulator transcription factor — protein sequence MTQVHRRKALIVEADIVVRRLVRVSLLDAGFAVHDVGDGDEGLRCAHRERVDVLIVGAAWSQQGVLALCRAIRARGANSITPIMLLGDSRTESLAIQALDTGADDFVIAPFHPRELQARVSALLRRHRAAHGRDDVFVLAADLRFDARQRVVTGRDRTIVLTPREADVLRVLVACRNEIVSREQLRRDVWGDAAQAPDRAVDLLVSRLRRKIEADPRTPRLIRTAWGIGYTLIAE from the coding sequence ATGACGCAGGTGCACCGACGCAAGGCCCTGATCGTCGAGGCCGACATCGTGGTGCGCCGTCTCGTACGCGTCTCCCTTCTCGATGCCGGGTTCGCGGTGCACGACGTCGGCGATGGCGACGAGGGCCTGCGCTGCGCACATCGCGAACGCGTCGACGTGCTGATCGTCGGCGCGGCGTGGTCGCAGCAGGGTGTGCTGGCCTTGTGCCGAGCGATCCGGGCTCGTGGCGCCAACAGCATCACGCCCATCATGCTCCTCGGCGATTCACGCACGGAATCATTGGCGATTCAGGCCCTCGACACGGGGGCCGACGATTTCGTCATCGCTCCATTTCATCCCCGTGAACTGCAGGCGCGCGTCAGCGCGCTGCTCCGTCGTCACCGCGCGGCGCACGGCCGAGACGACGTCTTCGTCCTGGCCGCGGATCTGCGTTTCGATGCCCGTCAACGCGTGGTGACCGGGCGCGATCGCACGATCGTGCTCACGCCACGCGAGGCCGATGTCCTGCGCGTCCTCGTGGCGTGCCGCAACGAGATCGTCAGCCGCGAACAGCTGCGCCGCGACGTCTGGGGCGATGCCGCACAGGCCCCGGACCGCGCCGTCGATCTCCTCGTGAGCCGCCTGCGCAGGAAGATCGAGGCCGATCCGAGAACACCCCGCCTGATCCGCACCGCCTGGGGCATCGGCTACACGCTGATCGCAGAGTGA
- a CDS encoding ABC transporter ATP-binding protein: MTADQALRVERLSAGYGNRRVLRGVTLPACDRGTVTALVGPNGAGKSTLLRTLARLLPADGTVRLAGVDLLHASIAEHAESVAFMPQAIPQGVHLTVFEAVLSAMNAATPESWLRTSRESRDRVVTLLERVDMARYAHRPLDELSGGERQLASLAQALVRDPRVLLLDEPTSALDLGHQVSVMSLIRDLAAEGRIVIVVVHDLNLAVRWADRVVVLDQGQVAATGTPDAALTPDVLARIYGVQARVERCSQGRAHVLVDGLLDRPARIEEEPWAAAR; this comes from the coding sequence ATGACGGCCGACCAGGCGTTGCGCGTCGAGCGCCTCAGCGCCGGATACGGCAACAGGCGCGTGCTGCGGGGCGTCACGCTGCCGGCGTGCGATCGCGGCACCGTGACGGCCCTCGTCGGTCCCAACGGCGCCGGCAAGTCCACGCTCCTGCGCACGCTGGCGCGCCTGCTGCCCGCCGACGGCACCGTGCGCCTCGCGGGCGTGGATCTGCTGCACGCGAGCATCGCCGAGCACGCGGAATCGGTGGCCTTCATGCCACAGGCGATTCCACAGGGCGTGCACCTCACCGTCTTCGAGGCCGTGCTCAGCGCGATGAACGCCGCGACGCCAGAATCGTGGCTGCGTACGTCGCGCGAGAGCCGCGACCGCGTGGTGACGCTGCTCGAACGTGTCGACATGGCGCGCTACGCGCACCGCCCGCTCGACGAGCTGTCTGGTGGCGAGCGGCAACTGGCGAGCCTGGCGCAGGCACTCGTGCGCGATCCGCGCGTGCTGCTGCTCGACGAGCCGACGAGCGCGCTGGACCTTGGACACCAGGTATCGGTGATGTCCCTCATCCGCGACCTGGCGGCCGAAGGACGCATCGTGATCGTGGTGGTTCACGACCTCAATCTCGCGGTGCGATGGGCCGATCGCGTCGTGGTGCTGGACCAAGGACAGGTGGCGGCGACAGGGACACCAGACGCCGCGCTCACGCCTGATGTCCTTGCGCGGATCTACGGCGTGCAGGCGCGCGTCGAGCGCTGTTCGCAGGGGCGCGCGCACGTGCTCGTCGACGGCCTGCTCGACAGGCCGGCGCGAATCGAGGAAGAGCCATGGGCAGCAGCCCGTTAG